In the genome of Quercus robur chromosome 3, dhQueRobu3.1, whole genome shotgun sequence, one region contains:
- the LOC126719388 gene encoding uncharacterized protein LOC126719388, whose protein sequence is MSYREDDVGKAQTVRDYVLNDLWWDKVAYSLRFTEPIYEMLRVVDTDAPILHKVYEMWDSMIENVKKEIYQHEGKENYEESPFYDVVHNILIERWTKNCTPLHCLAHSLNLKYYTSKWIEEVRGRVAPHKDAKISVERNKCFKRIFPDPDDRQKVNVEFGLFNTFKTYDEDNMEDRWNYDPTLWWSTYGSTLPLLQSLALKLLEQPCSSSCVERNWSTYGFIHSMRRNRITPKRAEDLVFVHSNLRLLSRRRPEYTTGESKKWDIGGDNWDEPFGGPGLLEIAYLTLDEPEMETSIVENNDYVDDNDVVVL, encoded by the exons ATGTCATATAGAGAAGATGATGTAGGAAAAGCTCAAACTGTGAGGGATTATGTTTTGAATGATTTGTGGTGGGACAAGGTTGCATATAGTCTGAGATTCACAGAACCTATTTATGAGATGCTTCGAGTGGTTGACACGGATGCACCTATTCTCCATAAGGTGTATGAaatgtgggattccatgatAGAAAATGTGAAGAAAGAAATATACCAGCATGAAGGCAAGGAAAACTATGAGGAGTCTCCATTCTATGATGTGGTACACAATATACTCATTGAACGGTGGACTAAAAATTGCACACCACTTCATTGCCTAGCCCACTCCTTGAATctgaa GTATTATACTAGTAAATGGATTGAGGAAGTCAGAGGCCGTGTTGCGCCACATAAGGATGCTAAAATTTCAGTGGAGAGAAACAAGTGCTTCAAAAGGATCTTTCCTGATCCTGATGATAGGCAGAAAGTTAATGTGGAGTTTGGTTTGTTTAACACATTTAAGACTTATGATGAGGATAACATGGAGGATAGGTGGAACTACGATCCAACGCTTTGGTGGTCAACTTATGGGTCTACTCTACCACTGCTTCAAAGTTTAGCTCTAAAGCTTCTTGAACAGCCTTGCTCATCATCATGTGTTGAGAGGAATTGGAGTACATATGGCTTCATCCATAGTATGAGGAGGAATAGAATTACTCCTAAACGTGCTGAAGATTTAGTGTTTGTTCATTCTAATCTTCGACTTCTTTCAAGGAGGAGGCCCGAGTACACTACTGGAGAATCTAAGAAGTGGGACATTGGTGGAGATAATTGGGATGAACCATTTGGAGGACCTGGGTTGCTTGAGATTGCTTATCTCACACTAGATGAGCCAGAGATGGAGACAAGTATTGTTGAGAATAATGACTATGTTGATGACAATGATGTTGTTGTTCTGTGA